In the Chromatiales bacterium 21-64-14 genome, one interval contains:
- a CDS encoding peptidase S16: MDEIQVPLFPLHAVLFPGGPLPLRVFEPRYLDMVSDCLKREREFGVCLIRQGDEVGQAASTHEVGTLARVADWNVRADGLLGITVHGQGRFQVESVDVQGNQLSVAHVRLMAEEPAAEIPQACRPMVDLLGRMLARFESLYGSLPTHFDDARWVGWRLAELLPLRLSQKQYFLQLTDPLQRLERLGEIVDGMELA; encoded by the coding sequence ATGGATGAAATCCAAGTCCCCCTGTTCCCGCTGCATGCGGTGTTGTTTCCCGGGGGACCCCTGCCTTTGCGGGTGTTCGAACCCCGTTACCTGGATATGGTCAGCGACTGCTTGAAACGGGAGCGCGAATTCGGGGTCTGTCTGATCCGCCAGGGAGACGAAGTGGGGCAGGCCGCGTCTACCCACGAGGTGGGGACCCTTGCCCGGGTCGCGGACTGGAACGTGCGCGCGGACGGCTTGCTGGGGATCACGGTCCATGGTCAGGGCCGGTTTCAAGTCGAGTCGGTGGACGTCCAGGGGAACCAACTCTCCGTGGCCCATGTGCGTCTGATGGCCGAAGAGCCCGCCGCAGAGATTCCCCAGGCGTGCCGGCCTATGGTGGACCTGCTGGGCCGCATGCTGGCGCGCTTTGAATCCCTCTACGGTAGTTTGCCCACCCATTTTGACGACGCCCGGTGGGTTGGTTGGAGGCTGGCCGAACTGCTCCCGCTGCGCTTGTCCCAGAAGCAGTACTTCCTGCAACTCACGGACCCACTGCAGCGCCTGGAGCGGCTCGGTGAGATCGTTGACGGCATGGAACTGGCCTAA